GAGCGGCTCCCGCCGCGCTGCCGCGCAGCCCCGCGTCAGCCCAGGCCGACGTCGAGGCAGCCGATGGTCTCGCTCAGCTGCAGCCGCGACCACACGGCCCGGTGGTCGGAGACGCTCGAGGCGAGGACGACGGCCTGCAGCGGCTGCAGGAAGGCGTCGTGCAGGATGAAGTCGATGCGGACCCGCGGGTTCGCGGCAGGGGCGGTGTCGCCCGCGCCCGAGCCGACCGCCCAGACGTCGCCGAGGCCGGCGCCCCGCAGCGTGCTGACGGCGGTGGAGGAGACCCGGCTGTTCAGGTCGCCGGCGACGACCGTCGGGCGGGCGTCCGCGCGGACCACCTTGGCCAGCGCGGTCGCCTGCGCGATCCGGGCGCCCTGCGACATGTGGTCGAAGTGGGTCGAGTAGACGCTGACCTCGGTGCCCTCGATGTCGACGACCGCGTGCACGGCGTGCCGCGGGAACTTCCCGCCGGCCTGGGGGAGCCCGATGATGTCGTGCTCCTTGACCGGGAACCGCGACAGGATCGCGTTGCCGGTCTCGCCGCTGCCGGTCACCCAGCTCATCCCCAGGGCGTCGGCGATCTGCTGGGCCTGGATCACGTTCCCGGAGCGCCCGCGGTTGTTGTCGACCTCCTGGAGCAGGACGATGTCCGGCTTCCAGGTGCCGATCTCCTTGATCAGCGTCCCCGCCGCGAGGCCGCCGTGCTTGCGGATGGCGGAGTGGATGTTGAACGAGAGCACCGTGAACGGGTGCTCGAGGGTGAGGTCCTTCGGGCAGAGGCTCGACGGGATGTCGAGCGGGGGAGCGCCCAACGAGGAGTTCGCGGAGGGCTGGAACCCGGAGGACGGTACGTCGGGGACGGTCGTCACCGCGTCGTTCCGGTCCGGCGCCGGGGGCGCGTCGTTGCCGCCCTGCAGCGCGAAGACGATGCCGAGCACGAGCAGCACGACGACGACCACCGCGACGGTGGCCACCTGGGTGGCCGGGCTGGCGCCCGGCCGCGCCGCGGGCAGCGGCGGCGGCACGGGCTTCGCCTTCTTCGCGGCCGGCTGCTCGTCCGGCGTCTCGGCGGACTGGTCCCCGGCGGGCTCGGACTCGTCCGGGCCGGGCTCGTCGGGGAGGTCGTCGCTCACGGGGTCATTCAACCCCGGTCCCCGAACGGCCGCGGCAGGACCCGCGGACCCGGGACCCCCGGGACCCGGTCAGGCCTCGGCCTCGGCCTTGATCTTCTCCAGGGTCTGGCGGATGCCGCGGCGCAGCTCCTCGGTGAAGCCCTTCTGGCCGCCGAGGACGGCCTTGGTCAGCACGAGCGAGACGTTCGAGATGCCCTGCGGGGTCTCCCGGCGCTCGGTCAGCCGGGTGCCGCCGTCGGCGGTCGGCGCCAGCTCGAAGGACCACACCGTGCGGTTCTCGCGGATCTTGAAGGCGAAGTCCCCGGTCGCGCCGTCGGCCGGCGGGGTGAACCGGACGACCTTGCCGGCGGTCGGCCAGCGCTTGATGCCCTGCTTGTTGAGGTTCGAGAAGGTCGCGCCGAGCTTGACCTCGCCGCCCTTGACCGTCGACTTCACCACCTGCGGGCTCCACTTCGACATCCGCGGGATGTCGGTGACCAGTGCCCACACCCGGTCGGCCGGGGCGGCGATGTCGATGGAGTCCTCGAGCAGCTTCTCGTACGTCTCGGCCATGGTGGAGCCCTTCGGGTGACGGCGGTGTCGGATCCCCGGAACCTACCTGCCGGTAGCAGACCGGCGGTACGTGATGCCCGCCACAGCGGCGGCGCGGGGTTTCGGCCGGCCGTGGCGCGGGCACCCGGCAGGGATGGCGGTTCCGGCACAGCTGCACTCCCAGCTCACCTCCGGCAACCTCACCACCATCACGATGCGGGCGGACGACGTCGACAAGGCGAGGGAGCACGTCCGCACCGCGATCGACCTGATCCACCTCGCGCGGGACACCCCCAACTGGGAGAGCATCGACGCCCGCGCCTTGTTCAACATGAGCGCTTGGGCGACCCGCGCCGTGGCCGAGGTCTGCCACCTGCGCCTCAACCGGGCGAAGGTCTCGCTCGGCATGGCGGGCTCGGCGTACTCGTGGGCGAGCGGCGAGGCCGACCGGATCCACCACCTCTGGCTGGACTGGGAGAAGACCGCGGTCAAGGGCAGCCTCGCGTGGTTCATCACCTTCCTGCACACGGTGGCGGCGCTCGAGAAGGTCAAGAGCACGTACGGCAAGCAGCTGGACACCGCGCGCGACTACTTCGAGTACGAGCTGACCGACGACCAGCAGGCGTGGTTCGCCAACGGCCTGGCCCGCACCCTGCTCGACGACCTGGAGCGGGGTGTGCTGCCGGGGCCGGTCATCCCGGACACCCTCGCCGCCGGCGACGACGACAACGGCTGGACCCCGCAGGGGCTGGGCGTGGATCCCCAGACGGGCTACCTGCTCCAGACGTCGTACAACGAGAAGGGACAGGCCGTCCTCACCGTGGTCGACCCGGCGACCGGCGAGATCATCAACACCGTCCGCCTCGGCGCCGCCGGGGACGCCGGGATCGCCCCCAATCACGCGGGTGGGGTGAGCGTCGACCCCGAGACGGGCACCGTCCACGTGAACTCCTCCAAGGGCGGCGGACCGTTCGGCGAGGACCCGCTGGTCTACGAGTACGACCGCAACGACATCCTCGGCCCGGGCGCCCAGGCGCCGGGCAGCACCATCGGCGTCACCGGTCCACCACAGGAGATGCCGGAGGGCGCGTACTCCACGTTCCACGACGGCAGGCTCTACGTCGGCACCTTCGACGACGACGACAACGGCGTGCTCAACATCTATGAGAAGCAGTACGACGCGAAGAGCGGCCGGATGGAGTGGGTCCGGGTCGACGGCCCCTACGAGACGCCGGAGCGCGCGCAGGGCGTCGCGATCCGCGACGGGAGGATCTACTTCAGCACGTCGCACAAGCGGCACAACGAGGACACCGGACACCAGCCGGGCGACTACAGCAACCCGGGTCGGATCATCGCCTACGACCTGGCGAACAAGGGCGACGGCGGCGGCTTAGGTGCGCCGGTCGAGACCACGACGCTGCCCACCATGCTCGAGGGGATCGCCCCGCTCGACGACGGGATCTACGGCACCTACGAGAGCGGGTCGGAGGGCTACTCGACGCCGAAGGGCGGCTCCGCGGACTCGCTGTGGCCGAGCCTGTTCTACTCGCGCTCGTCGTACGCCGGCAGCGAGCTGCACAGCGAGTACGAGTCCATGAACAAGGCCGGCCAGCACCTCAAGGAGGCGCAGGACGCCTTCGACGTGTGCGAGACCGAGATCCACGGCCTGGGCCTGCCGGCGAGCAGCCTGGGCGACGTACCGCAGCCGCACACCTATGCCACCGGGGTCGTCACCTTCTTCGACGAGACCGCCCGCTGGCTGGACGCTGGCAAGCTGGCCTCGGGGGTGACCGCGCGGGGCGTCATCGAGAGCGCGATCGAGTACGAGCACTCCGACCAGCTCTCCGCCCTCGGGTCCGCCTTCCTGCAGGCCCGGCTGGGCGCCTTCGTCGACAAGGACTGGAAGCAGTGACCACGCACCGCACCGTGCTGCCCGCGCTCGCGCTCCTCCTCGTCCCCGCGCTCGCGGCCTGCGGCGACGACCCGGCACCGGAGGCCGGCAGCGGCTGGCCCGCTGCGGAGGGCACCGTGGAGGCGCGTGGCCTGGTCTGGGCCGCCGGCCCCACGATCCACCTCGGCGACGGCACCCCCCTCGACGCCGGCGACCCGGTGCGCGCCTTCGTCGTCGGGGAGGGCGGGGCGTATGTCGTACCGGACACGCGCTCCGACGACGAGACCTGGCCCGAGCTGGTCCGGGTGGACGGGCAGGGACGCCAGGGCCTCGGGGTGCACGCGGAGCCCGACAGCCTCTCGCTCTCGCCGGACCGACGGTACCTCGCGTTCCTCGACCACGGCGGGGAGCGCGACGCCTACGACACCCCGCTCGCCGAGGCGGTCGTCGTCGACCTGCGGACCGGGCGCGAGGTCCACCGCAGCGCCGAGGGCATGGGCGATCCCGCCACCGACGACCTGGCCGACCTCTACGAGGACGCACCTCCCGCCGTCCTCGGCGTCAGCGCCGACCACGCCTACTTCCTCACCCCCGGTGAGGTGGTCGCGGTCGAGCTCGCGTCCGGCGAGGCCGAGGTCGTCAGCGACGCGAACAGCGGCTACGACGACCAGCCCTGGTACGCCGCCCTCTCCTCCGAGCCGGAGCTGACCAGCCCCGGCGGGGCGTGGACGATCCGGCAGCCGCCGCGCGGTGCTCCCCAGCTGGTGCCCGCGGCGGGCGGCGCGCCGGTCACCACCCGGCTCACCGCGGCAGACCTCGGCGTCGACCCGCTCGAGCCGCAGCCACGCGACCTCGGCTGGAGGCTCGACTCCTGGCTCGACGACGCCACGGCCGCCGGCATCGCCACCGTCAGCGCCTCGCTCGACGGCGCGCAGACCTTCCCGTTGGTCACCTGCACGGTGCCGGACGGTGCCTGCCGCGTCGTCCCGGGGACCGAGGACGGCGCGATCCTGCCGGAGTCGCGCGCCGGCGGGGCCGTGGTGCCGACGCCGCTTCCCTGACCCGCGCCTCAGCGGCTCGCCCACCACTCCTTCAGCGCGGCGGTGGCGTCCTCCTCGGACATCGGCCCGTTGTCGAGGCGCAGCTCCAGCAGGAACTGGTAGGCCTGCCCGACCTCACGGCCCGGGGGGATCCCGAGGATCTCCATGATCTGGTTGCCGTCGAGGTCCGGCCGGATCGAGGCGAGCTCCTCCTCGGCGGAGAGCCGGTCGATGCGGGCCTCGAGGTCGTCGTACGTGCGGCGCAGGCGCTCCGCCTTCTTGCGGTTGCGCGTGGTGCAGTCGGCGCGGGTGAGCACGTGGAGGCGCTCGAGCTGGTCACCCGCGTCGCGGACGTAGCGGCGGACCGCGGAGTCGGTCCACTCGCCCGAGCCGTAGCCGTGGAAGCGGAGGTGGAGCTCCACGAGGTCGCTGACGGCGTCGATCTCGTCGTTGCTGAACTTCAGCGCCTTCATCCGCTTGCGGGTGAGCTTGGCGCCGACCACGTCGTGGTGGTGGAAGGTGACCGTGCCGTCGTCGACGAAGCGGCGGGTCCGCGGCTTGCCGACGTCGTGCATGAGCGCGGCGAAGCGGGACACGAAGTCCGGGCCGGGCGCGATGTCGCCCCGCTCGGCCAGGCGGGGCTCGAGGTCGATCGCCTGCTCGAGCACGGTCAGGGTGTGCTCGTAGACGTCCTTGTGGCGGTGGTGCTCGTCGCGCTCGAGCTTCAGCGCCGGCAGCTCCGGCAGCACCCGGTCGGCGAGGCCGGTCTCGACGAGCAGGCTCAGGCCCAGCCGGGGGTGCGGCGCGCAGATCAGCTTCACCAGCTCGTCGCGCACCCGCTCGGCGGAGATGATCTGGATCCGGTCGGCCATCTCGGTCATCGCGCGTACGACGGACGGGTCGACCGAGAAGCCGAGCTGGGCCGCGAAGCGGGCGGCCCGCATCATCCGCAGCGGGTCGTCGGAGAACGACTGCTCGGGGGTGCCCGGCGTGCGGATCACACGGTGCGCGAGGTCGATCAGGCCGCCGTACGGGTCCTCGAGCTCGCGGCCGGGCAGGCGCACCGCCATGGCGTTGACGGTGAAGTCGCGGCGGCCGAGGTCGCCGGCGAGGCTGTCGCCGTACTGCACCTCGGGCTTGCGGCTGTCGGGGTCGTAGGCCTCGGAGCGGTAGGTCGTGACCTCGACGACCCAGTCGCCCTTGCGGCAGCCGATGGTGCCGAAGTCGCGGCCCATGTCCCACCAGGCGTCACCCCAGGCACGCAGCAGCTTGTCCATCTGCTCCGGCCGTGCGGAGGTGGTGAAGTCGAGGTCGTTGGAGCGACGGCCGAGCATCGCGTCGCGGACCGGGCCACCGACAAGGGCGAGCTCGTGGCCGGCCTCGGTGAACAGCGCTCCGAGCTCGTCGATGACCGGTCCGATGCGGTCCAGCTCGGCGTCGACAGCGGCCTGCACGTCGACCAGGCGCAGGGGCGCGCCGGGCGCTGGCGAGGCGGGGCGGTCGGCGTCGGTCACGGGTGGGGAGTCTATGAGCCGGACGCTGCTGGGACCGAACGGGGACGTGGGGTCCCCGAGCCGCACAGGGCACCCCACTACCCTCGGGACGTGGTCGTCCGTCGTTCGCTCCTGCCCTGGGGTGTGCTGACGACTCTCCTGATCGGCCTCCTCGGCATGGCCGCGCCGGCCTCCGCGCGACCCGACGACGACACGTACGACGCCCCGCTCGAGATCACGATCGCGGACCTCACCCCCGGCGTGCTGCCGCGCAACGGGCCGCTCGAGATCCGCGGCACCGTGACGAACACCGACCTCGAGACCTGGAGCAAGATCCGGCTCTACCCGGTGTTCAACGTCGGCGCCGAGTGCACCACGACGTCCTGCGCCGAGGTGATGACGACCGCGGCCGACCTCGCCGCCGCCGCCGACTCCGACCCGGTCGCGCCGATCGGCGTCCGGGAGACGAACGTCCGCTTCGACCTGGGCACGCTGGAGCCGGGCCAGTCGGCGTCGTACACACTGACCGTGCCGCAGGCGGTCCTGCGCACCCTCTTCCCCGACCCGAAGACCGGCGTCTACTGGCTGGGCGTGCACGCGCTCGGCGGCAGTGCCCACACCCCGGACGACAGCATCACCGCAGACGGCCGGGCGCGGACCTTCCTGCCCTCGGTGCGCAGCCCCAACGGACCCGAGGTCGACACGGCGGTCGTGCTGCCCCTGCGCGGCCGGATCACGCACGCCGAGGACGGCACGGTGGCCGATGCCGGCGCCTGGACCGAGGCGCTCGGCGTCGACGGCCAGCTCGGCGGCCCGCTGGCCTTCGGGGCGGCGGCCGGCCTCGCGCCGGTGACCTGGCTGCTGGACCCCGCCGTGCCCGACGCGGTCCGCCAGCTGGCCGACGGCAACCCGGCGCGCAAGGTCACGCCGGTGCCGGACCCCAACGAGCCGACGCCGAGCAACGAACCGTCCGACGACGGCGACGGCGCGGCCGAGGAGGAGCCGGACACCGACACCCCGCTCGCCCGGTCGGCCCGCTCGTGGCTGGCCCAGGCGGAGAGCGAGGTCGGCGACGGCACCCTCGCCACGCTCCCGTACGGCGACCCGGACCTCGCCTCCGCGGCCGACTCGCTGCCCAGCCTCTACCGGGCCGCCCGTGAGCAGACCGGGCCCGAGCTGTCCTCGTGGGACCTCGATGCGCTGCCCGTCGCGGGATCGCCCGACGGCTACCTGCCGGCGAACGCGATCTCCGCCGTCGACGACGGCGCCGTGCTGCTGCTCGGCGACCAGATGTTCCCCCGGGAGACCTTCTCGGCGCGCCCGCCCGTCGCCGGGCTCGTCGGCGACCGGCCGGTGGTCGTCACCTCCACGGCCGCCGCGACCGGCGGACCGGGACCCGACGCCGAGCTGTCGCCGGTCGCGCTGCGCCAGCGGATCCTCGCGGAGGCGGTGGTCCGCCTGCTGCGCGCCGGCGACAAGGACCCGGACCCGCTGGTCGTCGTCCTGCCGTCCTCCGTGTCGGCGGCCGGGGCGTCGAGCTTCTGGTCCGGGCTCGACCAGCCGTGGATCAACCTGTCCGGGCTCGACGACCTCGTCGTGGAGCCGGGCACGGGCGCCGACGGCAAGGTGGCGGCCGACCGGCAGATCGACCCGGCCGACCTGAGCTACCCACCCGGCCAGGAGGACGAGGAGCTGCCGGGCACCGTGCTGGTCGAGGCCGGGCAGCTGATCCGCGCCGCCCGCGCCTACCAGGCGATCCTGGGCGACGACTACACCGTCGGGGGCGAGCTGCTCCGCGAGGCGCTCGCCGGGTCGTCGTACGCACAGCGCGGCGACGCCCAGGCGGCCTGGCGGCTGGCGACGACCCGGATGTGGGTCGAGGGCCAGCTGGACAAGATCACCATCGAGGCCCCCGACGGGGTGACCCTGTCGGGCACGTCGGGCGGCTTCAACGTGTCGGTGCGCAACGACCTCGACGAGCCGGTCACGGTCGCGATCGACGCGACCGCGGACTCCGGCGCGACGATCGAGGTCGCCAACCCGATCCGGCTCGCAGCGCACAGCCGCACCTCGGTCCCGATCGACGCCACCATGAGCCGCACCGGCGTGCACAACGTGACCCTGCGCCTGACCGACGTCGACGGCACCGCGCTCGGCGCCGACGACACCCTGCCGCTGCGCACCGGCCAGGCCGGCGTGGTGATCTGGGCGATCATCGGCTCCGGCGCCGGCATCCTCTTCGTCGCGATCGCGATCCGGCTGGTCCGCCGCTTCCGGCGGCGCAGCCGGCCCGCCGACGCGGGGGACGACACCGCGGGCGACGACACCGCGGGGGAGACCGCGTGAGCGCGGCCGACGACACCGGCTCCGACGAGCGGAGGATCCTCGCCAACACCGCGGTGATGGCGGCGGGCACGGTCGTCTCCCGGTTCAGCGGCTTCATCCGCTCGACCCTGCTGGCGGCGGCGCTCGGCGTCTCGCTGCACGCCGACCTCTTCACGGTGGCCAACACCGTGCCCAACATGATCTACATCCTCATCGCGGGGGGTGTCTTCAACGCGGTCCTGGTGCCGCAGCTCAAGCGCGCGATGCTGCGCGACGAGGACGGCGGCGCGGCGTACGTCGACCGGTTGATGACGCTCGCGATCGCCTTCCTCGGCGTGGTGACCGTGCTCCTCGTCGTCGCGGCCCCGCTGGTGATGCAGGTCGTCCTGGGCTCGAAGTTCGACGACCCCGCGCTGGCCGAGCAGCGGCAGTCGGCGATCGACTTCGCCCGCTTCTGCCTGCCGCAGGTCTTCTTCTACGGCATGTTCGTGCTGATCGGGCAGGTCCTCAACGCCCGCGGCCGGTTCGGCCCGATGATGTGGGCGCCGATCGCCAACAACGTCATCTCGGTGGCCGTCCTGGTGACCTACCTGGTCGTCTTCGGCCCGGCCACGAAGGCCGAGCAGCTGGGTCCGTTCACCCCCGGCCAGGAGGCGCTGCTCGGCATCGGCGCCACCCTGGGCATCGCGGCCCAGCTGCTCATCCTGGTGCCCTACCTGCGCGCCGCCGGGATCCGCTACCGGCCCCGCTTCGACTTCCGGGGCGTCGGCCTCGGCCAGACCTTCAAGCTCGGCGTGTGGACGGTGCTCTTCGTCATCGTCAACCAGATCGCCTACATCGTCGTCGTGCGCCTGGCCTCCAACGGCACCGCCTCGGCCGACGACGGCACCGGCATCACGATCTACTCCAGCGTGATGCTCGTGGTGATGGTGCCGCACTCGATCATCACCGTCTCGCTGGCCACCGCGATCCTGCCGCGGCTCTCCGACGCCGCCGCGCGCGGCGACCTCGGGGCGCTGGCCGCGACGCTGGGCAGCACGCTGCGCACGGCGCTCGCGGTCGTCGTACCGTTCGCGGCACTGCTGCCGTCGATCGCCCTGCCGCTGGCCCAGGTCATCTGGGGCCACGGCGCGACCGCGGACGGCTACCACCGCTTCGAGTCCTCGATGGTGCTGTTCGGGTTCGGCGTCGTGGCGTTCACCGTCCACTACCTGGTCCTGCGCGGCTTCTACGCCCTCGAGCGCAACCGGACGGTCTTCTGGGTGCAGTGCGTGATCGCCGCGACCAACATCGGGCTGGCGCTGCTGTTCGTCAGCCGGGTGGACCCGTGGGACACCTCGCCGATGCTGGTGCTGGCCTACACGGCGTCGTACACGGTCGGCTCGGTGCTCTCCAGCATCGTGCTGGTCCGGCTGATGCGCAGGGGCGGCCACCCGGCCCGCGGCGGCGCCCGCCAGTGGCGGGGCTTCGTGGTCCGGCTGCTCGCCGCCGCCGCCGTCGTGTACGCCGTCGCGCGGCTCGTGCTGATCATCGTCGACGACACCATCGGCGAGGTCTCCAGCGCGCCCGGCTGGGTGTGGGCCGGGGTGGAGCTGGCCGTGGTCTCCGCGGCCGGTGGCGCCGCGCTGCTGGCGGCCGCCAAGGTGCTCCGGATCGACGAGGTGAACTCGGTCGTGGGCACCGTGCTGGCCCGCGTGCGGCGCTGACGGCCAGGTGCCTGCGAGGGTGCCCGCTGGTGCCTAGGATGGAGTGACGAGAGAGGGACTGGACTTCCAGGTGGCGACGTCGACGCGGTCGGGGGATGTGCTCGCCGGCCGCTACCGGTTGATCGACCTGCTGAGCGAGAGCGGCGGCGGGCGGTTCTGGCGTGCCCACGACGCCGTCCTCGAGCGGTTCGTCGCCCTCCACGTCATCGACGTCGAGGACGCGCGCGCCCCCGGTCTCGTCGAGGCGGCCCGCACCTCGGCCGGCGTCCTGGACCCCCGGATCCTCCGGGTGCTCGACGCCCAGCAGGAGGACGGCCGCTGCTTCGTCGTCAACGAGTGGGGGACCGGCACCTCGCTCGACATCCTGGTCACCCACGCCGGCCCGCTCGGCCCGCGGCGCGCGGCCTGGCTGGTCGCCGACGTCGCCGACGCGATCGCCCGGGCCCACGCCGCCGGCGTCACCCACGGGCGGCTCAACCCGGAGAACGTCCTCATCGACCGCTACGGCTCGGTCCGCCTCATCGGCATGTGCGTCGACGCCGCCCTGCACGGGCTGCCCCCGGGCGACGTCCAGGGCGACCTGGAGGACCTCGGCGGCCTCCTCTACTGCGCGCTCACCGGCGTCTGGCCCGGTCCGTCGGGCTCGATCGTGCCGGCCGCCCCGCGCGAGAACGGCACCTTCCTCAGCCCGCGACAGGTCCGCGCCGGCGTCCCGAAGCAGCTCGACCTGGTGTGGCGGGAGTTCGAGTGCACCGGCGTGCACACCCGGCGCCGGATGCTCGGCAGCGACCACCCCGACGTCAGCACCGCGCAGGGCATCGCCGAGGAGCTGCTGGCGTTCGTCGGCGACCCGGCGGGCATGCCGGAGTCGCTCGCCCAGGCGATCCCGCAGGTCAACGAGCTGCGGCCGGTGTGGCTGCCCGCCGTCGACGACCCGCTGCCCCACGACTCCTCGCGCGACGACATCCCGGTGGTGCCGGCCGCCGAGCCCGAGCTCGACCTCGAGAGCGTCGACCTCTCCGACCCGCCCGTGCCGACGCCCGCCGACGTGACCGACCTGCCCACCGAGGCGGGGATGCCCGTCTTCGGCGAGGGCGAGGACGACGACGTGCAGTGGCTGCGCACCCGCAGCACCCCGCCGCCGCCCCCGCCGCCCTTCGAGGACCTGCCCGAGCGCCCCCTCTTCGCCGAAGGCGTACGACGACCGCGACCCGACCTCGGACCGGGTCCGGCCGGCAACGGCTGGCCGGCGTCGGTCGGCGACGACGGCCCCCCGGCCACGGGGTACTGGCCGTGGGACGAGGACGGCGCGCCACCGTCGGCCGACCTCGACGGCACCGGGGAGATCGTGCCCGGGCGCAACTGGCTGCGCCTCGCCATGGGCGTCGCCGTGGCCGTGCTGCTGCTGGTCGGCATCGCGATCGCCTTCAACCTCGGCCGCGGCCGCACCCCGCTCGGCGGCGACCCCGACGACGAGCCGGTGACCACGCCGTCGAGCACGGCCAGCCAGGCCTCGGTGCTGCGCGGCGTCACCGTGCGCGACTTCGACCCGCTCGGCACCGACGGCGAGGAGAACGCCGGCGACGTCGACAACCTCGTCGACGGCAAGGCCTCGACCACCTGGCGCACCAGCACCTACAAGGACCAGCTCGGCCCGCCACCCGGCCTGAAGACGGGGGTCGGCGTGCTGCTCGACCTCGGCCAGGTGCGCCAGGTCAGCGCGGTCGACGTACGCCTCGACGGGCAGACCACCCTCGCGGTCTACGGCTTCGACGCGGCCCCGACGGGAGCCCCGGCGGGCAAGCCGCTGGCGCAGGCCAGCGGCACCGGCGTGGTCGGGCTCGCGCCGGCCGACCGCCAGCCGGTCGCTGCCCGCTACCTTGTGCTCTGGCTGACCTCGCTGCCCGAGGTCGACGGCGGGGACTTCCGTGGCGAGATCGCAGAGGTGGTGGTTCGTGGCGAGTGAGCTGAGCGAGCCGACCGACGCCGATCTCCTGGCGGCCCACGTCGCCGGCGACGACTCCGCCTTCAGCACCCTCTTCGCCCGGCACCGTGACCGGCTCTGGGCGGTCGCGCTGCGGACCTGCAACGATCCCGAGACCGCAGCGGACGGCCTGCAGGAGGGCCTGATCGCGGCGTTCCGCCGCGCCGGGTCCTACCGGGGCGAGGCCGCCGTCACCACCTGGCTCCACCGCATCGTGGTCAACGCCTGCCTCGACCGCCTCCGAGCGGCCCGGGTACGACGGGCCGAGCCCCTGCCCGAGGACGTCGACGACCTGCGGCCGGTCCGCCAGACGGTGGGCGACGCGGTCGACCCAGCGGACCAGTCCGTCGCGACGGAGCGGCGCGCGCTGGTCAGGGCTGCCCTCGGGCGGCTGTCCGAGGAGCAGCGG
Above is a genomic segment from Nocardioides aromaticivorans containing:
- the sigM gene encoding RNA polymerase sigma factor SigM — its product is MASELSEPTDADLLAAHVAGDDSAFSTLFARHRDRLWAVALRTCNDPETAADGLQEGLIAAFRRAGSYRGEAAVTTWLHRIVVNACLDRLRAARVRRAEPLPEDVDDLRPVRQTVGDAVDPADQSVATERRALVRAALGRLSEEQRAAVVLVDMEGYSVAETALILDCAEGTVKSRCSRARAKLAVLLADVLDVTEPTGAGPAAGATDGNPASGPDVGSLTRRGPPAAEAGAVPQAPTVD